The following is a genomic window from Alkaliphilus sp. B6464.
CATCTGTCTGCCATATGTTGGATGAACTATCCATTTACCTTTTACTGCGATTACCTCACCTTCTTTTAGAGCAGGTAAGCAGCCGACTATTGTTACTTCTTCATCTTCGCAGTCTAATATACCTACTAAGTAACCATTAGCCTCGTTTTGAAATATAATTTCTACTAATCTACCTTCTAATTCGACCACTATACTTTCCTCCCAGCTACTCAAATCTTTCTCCTATCTTCGGTGTATTGCTAATGCTCCCATTTCCATAGACGGGAGATCAAGCACTACATCCTCAAAATAAGTACGACTATGATTCAGATGGAGTTAAATCTCCATCTGAATCAAGTTTTCTTTATTATATCATATTCCTTTGGGAGTTTTGACTGTTAATAGATCGATTGATTTTGCTAGTTCATTTATACTAATAGTTAAGCTTTCGACTTTTCCTTCTAGCCTAATTAGTAAGTAAATAGAAATAACTATTGGGAATCCTAGGTTTGCAACCTGGCCAAATATATCATTCATTTCTTTACCTCCATATATTCATATTAGAAACCCCATTATGCTATATTTATATTTAGTTTTACCAACTATTATATTGGAAAAGCCGAGGTTCTACCCCCGGCTATTTCTATATTTACGCAAAGCTTAGATCTTCCTCTTGAGTGATTATTACCTTAGCGCCTTCTGCCTCCACAAGATTTACACCACTTGGAGCAAATATGTTTTTGCTAATAATACCTTCCATTACTGTTTTAACTTCTTCAGATGTTATATCTTCTCTAGCATTAGCTACAACTATTTTAGCTCCTTTACCGTCTTCTCTTTTAAAGCTTAATTCTAATACTCTCATTGTTTCACCTCCTCCTTTGGAAGGGTGTCCCTTCCACATATTAGAGCTGTTTGAAATGTAAGATCAGAGTCCCTTTACCTACAATTACTCAGCCAATTCTTTTTCATCGATTCTAACTACTGTTTTTAAGGACTTTGTTTGAAGTCCGGCCATATCTACAGCTACTGCGTAAATATCGCTATCATCTGCATCTCCTTTAACATTACTGTAAGTTTTGCTTACTAGCTTTTCTCTTCCTTCTCCGTCTACACTGTCAATGAAACGAAGTCTAACTCTTGAGCTTTGGTTAATTATATTTACTGGCATTTTTTCACCTCCTCCCTTACACCTATTACATGTTTTGAGGAAAGAAAAGTTAGCCTACTTTATATAAAATACTTTTTAATTTTTCTAATGCCTTCGCTTTACCCTTTGCAACTGTAACATAATGAACCTTTCTTGTTTCTGCTATATCCTTCAGCATATAGCCTTTTAAATAATAGTCTTCTATAATCCCTCGCTCTTTAGCATACAGCTTATTAATAGCTCTTATTAAATCTTTATACTCTTCTTCTTTTAAATAATCTGACTCTATAGAAACCTTTTCATCTACTAATAAATCTAGTAGAGATGTCCCGCCATCTTCTCCAACAAATTGATCTAAGGGAATGGTTATTTTTTCCTTTCTACGTCTATTTTGATAATAATGCTTTAGTCTAATTGTAACAAAGCCTAAGAATGGAACTCCCTTACTCATATCAAAGACATTTAAAGCCTCTAATATTTGCCATGCCCCTTCCTGATAAAGCTCCTCGTCCCATCCAGTTTGTCCACCATATTTTTTACTATATGAAACTACTAATGGTTTAAGTCTATCAATAATCCACTCTTTTGCTATACTGTCTCCTTTTAGAGCAGCTCCTACTTTCTCATCAAATTCAATGTACAAAATTATCCTTCCTTTTGGAAGGGGCCCCTTCGAATATTACCGGTTAATACGATTGTACATAAGTAAATAAAAAAAGAACAAAGTGGAATTATCCTCTTTGTCCTTTTTTTATTTACCTTTTATTTATCTATTCCTTATATTGCTATCAGTTTTTTCAGGAATAGATCTAATTTATCTTATAGTCCTGCTTCTTTTCTTAATATATCCGCCTTATCTGTTCTTTCCCATGTAAGGTCTAGGTCTGTTCTTCCAAAGTGTCCATAAGCAGCAACTTTTCTATAACCAGGCTTTCTTAGGTCTAAATCTCTAATAATAGCCGCTGGTCTTAAATCGAAGTGCTTTTTAACAAGTTCTGTTAATTTTGACTCATCTACTTTACCAGTGCCAAATGTTTCAACTAGTATAGATACTGGTTCTGCAACCCCAATAGCATAGGCTAATTCGATTTCACATTTGTCTGCTAAGCCTGCAGCTACTATATTTTTAGCAACATATCTAGCAGCATATGCAGCAGAACGGTCTACCTTTGTTGCATCTTTTCCAGAAAAAGCTCCTCCACCATGACGAGCATATCCTCCGTACGTATCAACAATTATTTTTCTTCCTGTTAAACCAGCATCTCCTTGTGGTCCTCCGATAACAAAACGACCAGTTGGATTAATAAAATATCTTGTATTTGCATCTAATAGTTCTTCTGGAACAATTTTGTTGATAACATGCTCAATCATATCTTTTTCAATAGTTTTACCATCTACATCAGGACTGTGCTGTGTAGAAATAACTATTGTATCAATTCTAACAGGCTTGTCTCCATCATACTCAACAGTTACTTGAGTTTTTCCATCTGGTCTTAAATAGTCCAGTGTACCATTTTTTCTTACATCAGATAATCTTTTAGCTAGTTTGTGCGCTAATGAAATAGGTAGTGGCATAAGCTCTGGTGTTTCGTTGCAAGCAAAGCCAAACATAATACCTTGATCTCCCGCTCCTATAGATTCTAGTTCATCCTTTTGGGCACCTTTCTTATTTTCAAGTGCTTCATTAACTCCCATTGCAATATCTGGGGATTGCTCATCTATTGCAGTTAATACTGCACATGTGTCAGAGTCAAAACCATACTTTGCCCTAGTGTAGCCTATCTCTTCTATTGTCTTTCTAACTATTTTAGGAATATCTATATAACAATCTGTTGATATTTCACCTGCAACTAGTACAAGTCCTGTAGAAACACTTGTTTCGCAAGCAACTCTAGCTGATGGATCTTTTTCTAAAATAGCATCTAATATCGAATCAGAAATTTGGTCGCATATTTTATCTGGATGTCCTTCAGTTACTGACTCAGAAGTAAATAATCTTTTTATCACTAAAAAAACCTCCCTAGTTCTTATTCATTTTATTATTTCCCACTTCAGCAATAAAAATTGCATTTTGACGCCTTAGATGGTGAAATTAGAAAATAAAAAAAACCTCATTCCATAGAAAGAGGTTATATTCTTTGCTCTTCCTCATCTTTCAGAATTATAATTCTGTAGGATTTAGCACCACACATACGAATATATTGTGGTTGCCGGGTTTCATTGGGCCTATCCCTCCACCGCTCTTGATAAGGCATCAAGATTTTTATTTAATTGTAACTAGAACTAATATTAGCATTAGGTCGCCTATATGTCAACATTTTTTTACATATATGCAACTTTTTATTAAGACTTTATCATATATTTCGCCTAAATATTTACCATAATATAACTAAGTACAAACATAATAGCACCTGCAATAATATTCCCTAGTGCAATAGCAGGGAAGGCATGCCTAAATCGCATATTAAACAGTATTGCAGCTAAACTACCTGTCCATACACCAGTTCCTGGTAATGGTATAGCCACGAAAATTATTAATCCAATAATACTATATTTTTTTATTTTTTTACTTTTTTTCAGTGTACTTTTAACTAATTTATCTACAAAACTTCTAAAGAATTTTGTTCTTCTTAACCTAATAAAAATAGGCTTTAAGAAAAAAAGTAAAAAAGGAACGGGAATTAGGCTACCTAAAATACCTAATATAGTAGCATGTATGGGGCTTAGTCCCATAGATACACCAATAGGAATAGCTCCTTTAAGCTCCATTAACGGCATTGCCGCGATTAATAATACCATTATTTCTTTAGTAATAATTTCAAGTATTTTCTCCATTTCATCACCCCTACATACTTACATTATATATGAATATTTCAAAAAATATCATTAGATTTATTTTGTAATAATAAATTAATAATTAAACTTTTTAGTCGTGATATAATATTTGTATAGTATAAACTATAAAATATTTTTATTACACTACTTTGACAACTCACGAGGTGATTTTGTGGACAGAATACAAGAACTTGAACTACTAATAGAACAGTTACAGACTAAACTCCGAAATTATTTGGATGATGAAAGACCTAAAAATGAAATTTACGAATTAAGTACGCAGATTGACGACCTAATAGTTGAATACTCTAATTTAACTAGGTAAATTGTCTAATGTTATGGAAACAATTATAAAATTTTTGTTTCTTATCATTGGAATATTATAAGAACATCCCCTATATATTATTTAAGGGGGTGTTCTTTTGAATATACAAACAAATCAATACCATAGAAACACTTCAAATTGCATAGGTCATTATAAGGCTCCTTCAGCAATAAAGGAGCTTTCTAAATACTTGCATAATAACATTAGAGCACCTCTACTTATTTTTTGTGTCGGCACTGATCGCTGTATAGGTGATGCTCTAGGGCCATTAACAGGTACAATTTTAAAAAAGCTAAATCCATCATTTCCTGTATATGGTACAATAGAAGATCCAATTCATGCACTTAATATTTCTAGCAGCTTAAGAGAAATAAAAAAAAGGCATCCCGAATATTTCATAGTAGCTGTGGATGCCTCATTAGGAAATGAAGATGAAATTGGCAATATAGTAATAAGAAAAGGTTCTCTTTACCCCGGAAAAGGTGTAGGTAAGAAACTTCCTGCCGTAGGGGACATTTCTATTGTTGGAATAGTAGAGGATGCCAGCTGTGATGTTGTCTCTACTATTCATAATATTCGTCTTCATTTTATTATGTCAATGGCAGAGGTTATTGCATCTATTATTACAGATGGATCAGTTGATGATAATCTTAACAATCCATTCTGAAATTTCTCCCCAAGTAATAAAGTCCTTAGAACTTAAATTTGCACCTGCTTCAATATTACATTTAATATCATTTTTTAATAGATTTTGGTCTAGGTTTTTATAGCCTTTAATATAACCGCGGATATATTTTTATGTGCTAAAAACCCCTTCTAAATTAGAATTTTTTCATAAAAAAGACCTAAAAGTAATTACTTCTAGGTCTTTTTATACTTTGGTTAATCTTCAACGTCTGATTTTTTCAATGGCTCTTCAATAAATATGTGCCCCATTAATGTTTCTCTTTTACTTCCATCTACTAAAAACTGTACGCCCTCTACTTCTTCAAGTTCAGTTAAAGAAAATACTATCTGTTGTAGTATTAGGGCTTCCTCCATTGATCCTCCATTCAAGTTTTCTCCAGATAAGTTTACATAAGCTATATTTTCTGCTGTTTCTACACTTAATACTTTAATTTTTTCTAATACTGTTGTTAGTTTTTCATCTTCAGGTTTCCTTTTTAATTCTTCTAATATAACTTCTTCTATAGGTTTTTCACCTATTTTTACTTCTCTATCTACTCCTATAGTATGGTCTAGACTCTCATCGCCAGTCATAATATACTCCTGATTAGCAAAGTATAGCTTTACTGTTGCTGTTTCACCTTCTGGTGTTGGATCTACTACAGTATTACCATCTCCAGTATTATTTCCATCTTCTATTGGTGTCCTAGTATTACATGCAGCTAATGTAAATACCATAATTACTGCCAATAAAAATAATGTTATTTTTTTTATGTTCATATTTATCATCTCCTAGTTTTTTTATTGTGTTTTCTTTGTCAGTTTCATTTATTCTTTCTGGATCACATAGCACAGCGGGGTCGTTTTGCATATTAGTGTTAATATCTATGTCAGCAGGTTGTATTAGAGACCTAACTACCTTAATACTATCCATAAACAGCAACTTGTAAAATATTTATACCTCCCTTAATATAGTATCCGATCTCTTCTTCTAAATTAGGGGCCCCTCTTATTTCATTATTATTAATAATTTCATTCTCCAAAATATAGAAACTATCTTCCAATATCCTTTTATCCATATTTAGTATAACAATTCTTCCACCTAATGTAGGTGAGTATTGCTTCACTATTCTCTTTAAGCTTACTAAATTATTCATAATTCGTAAATATTTTTTTTAATTTCATGACCTTTTTCAATTTTTTCTAGTCTCCTAGTTCATCATCTATACTAAGTACTCTCATAATTACGCTCCTTATACTATAAGCAAAGGAAGGGTTATAAACCCTTCCTTACATACTATTCCTCGTCCTCGTATTCCTCTTCATCTTCTTCGTCAAAGGCTACTAGCTCTAAAAAGGCTTGGGATACTGCATCGAATTCTTCATCAGATTCGATATTGATTAGCTCAACACCCTCTTCATCTTCTTTAAATTCATATAATAATACATTCTCTTCTTCAACTGGTAGAAGCGCAATATATTCTTTACCATCTAACTCAAATACTTCTAAAACAGCAGCGCTAACTTCTTTGCCATCCTCTAAGCTAAGCTGGATCATTTGATACTCTTGGTGATCGTGGTCTTGGCAACCGCATCCTCCATGGTTATGGTCGTTGTCGTGATTTCCCCCACAACACTCATGATTATCATGGTTTCCTCCGCAACATTCATGGTTATCGTGATTTCCTCCGCAGCATTCATGCTCGTGATTATGATTTGTCATGTTAAAACTCTCCTTTACAATTATTTTACTTCATCATATATTATATACCATATTTTCTATTTCCTACGCTATATATAACATTTTTTCAATTTCATCTGGTGGTACCGGGCGACTAAATAAATATCCCTGTACTTTATCGCAGCCTACTTCCTTTAAATAATTAAACTGTTCCTTAGTTTCTACACCTTCTGCAATAACTTCCATATTTAGACTCTTGCCTAATACTATAATGGTTTTAGTAATTGTAGCATCTTCTTCCCCTATATCTCGTATAAATGAAGAATCTATCTTTAAAACATTTATCTTAAACTTCTTCAAGTATCCTAGTGATGAAAATCCTGTACCGAAATCATCTAAAGCTATTTTTAATCCTATATCCTTTAATCTATTCAATATATCTATAGTTAATTCAGTATCTTTAATAGCAATACTTTCTGTAATTTCTAAGTGTAGCCAGCTAGGGTCAAGTTCAGTATCCTTTAATACTTTTACAACTTTATCTACAAAAGAAGATTCTTGAAACTGTAGAGCTGAAATATTAACAGAAACAGGCAAAGAAGCATAACCTAAGTTTTGCCAAGCTTTATTTTGAGTACAAGCGGCTTTTAGTACCCAATCACCTATGGGAATAATTAACCCCGTTTCCTCTGCTAATGGGATAAATTCAGCGGGAGATACAATGCCCATCTCTGGACTTTCCCAGCGTATTAACGCTTCTAGTCCCACAACCTCACCAGTTAAGCTATTGACTTGTGGCTGATAATATAATACAAATTCTTCTTTTTCCACAGCTCTATGTAGATTGTTTATAAGATCCAATTTTTTATTCATTTTAAGGTTCATGCTATGATCATATACTTTAAAATTATTTTTTCCACTTTCCTTAGCTCTTTGCACTGCTAAATGAGCACTTTGTAGTAAGAGATTAACATTGTATCCGTCCCATGGGTAGCTAGCTATTCCGATACTAACAGTTAGATGGAGTTCTCTTTCTTTAAAAACAAAAGGAATCGCCATAGATTTAATAATTCTTTTAGCCATATGGCAAACATCTTCTATTGATTCATTTTTACTTAGTAATAAAACAAATTCATCCCCTCTAATATGGAATAGTTCGCATTGTCCATCTATTATTTCTGTAAGCCTATTAGCAATTTTTTTTAATACTTCATCGCCTACTGCATGTCCTAAAGTATCATTTACAATTTTAAATCCGTCAACGTCTATAAATAAAATTTTAAAGTTTTTATCGCATGTTTGTTCTAATATTAATTCGAATCTTTTTTCTAATGCTATTCTATTAGGAAGGTTAGTTAGCATATTTTGCAAGCTAAATTGTTCCATATAACGATTGCATACCATACTTTCCTTAATATCTTCATCTGAAATATAATTATTGATAATTTTAATGGCAATTGCTCCACAAAGAATACCAGCTGTATAAATAACTGTAAGTATAAGAGCTTTCTCAAAAACATAATCCGATTTAATAAGCAAGGGAATACTTAAGTAATTAACTATTACACCTAATAATACCAACGCTAAAACGAGCAATGTTCTTTTATGAAGGCGTTCCATGGCTGTCTCTCCATCCCATTAAATTAGAATATCAATTTTGTATGTTTACAATGCATATATGTTTACAATATATACTTGTTCGACAATTATGTTCAAAATCCTCTTTAAAATAGAATCTAGTTCCTATCAATTAATGCAAATGTTAAATTTGCAGAACAAGCTAATTGATCTTCTACATAAGCTTTTGCCTCTGCCTTGCCAATACTTCTCCTAAAAGCTGTCATTTCAATTTCTATACGAATTGTATCCCCTGGTACTACCTGCCTTCTAAATTTACAATTATCTATTCCAGTAAATACACCTAGTTTCCCTTTATTTTCTTCCGATCCCATACATGTAACTGCTGCTACCTGTGCCATGGCTTCTACAATTAAAACCCCTGGCATAATAGGCTGACCTGGAAAATGGCCCTGAAAAAACGGCTCATTTATACTCACATTTTTAATACCTACTGCACTTTTTCCTGGATCCATTTCGATAATCTTATCTACTAATAAAAAAGGGTATCTATGTGGAATAAGATTTTGTATTTCAACACTATTTAATTCCATATATAAGCTCCTTCCAGTCAATGTATTTAGCTAGTGCATCCTTTTCAGAGTCTAACTGCCCCTCTAATAGCATTAATAAATAATTTAATCTTTGTTTTTCATTCATTTTCTCGATACCATTTAAATTAACCATCTGTCATCTCCTTATAACCTTATATTAAAACTCTTATAATCTATATAACTAAAATACATATTTCCATCTTCTATTTTTTTTAGAAAGTCCTAGCTTAACAAAAACCCAAGGTGCCCCATAGGTTGCCCATAGACCAACGGCTGCATACCTAATAACATCTGCTATTAAAGGAGATATTTGAATAATATCCGATGATGCGAATAACATCTTTAGCCCTGTTTTTAATCCAAATAGGCCTGCAATCCCAAGAATAAACTTAATTACTTGCTCTATAATGGAACCACTTTCATCAAAGTATAAATATCTCTCTTGTAACTGATAGCCAGAAAGAAGTCCTATAGAAAAACCTACAACCATACCCTTATCATGTCCTGGTAACATCAATAATATTGGAATCAATAAAAAAGGTATAATAAGTCTAAATACAAATGGAAGACTTCCTATAATATTAGCTATAGGCTCGTATATAAGGTTATATATTACAAGAATGATTGCTGCTAATGCTATACCTACTATTATGTCTATAGGATAATGAAGTCCTAAATATAGTCTAGATATAGACACTAAAGCGATTATAACAATAGCAAGAATTGTAACCCACATTCTTTTAAAATAATAGGAAGCATATAGCCATAATGCCGCTGTTCCTTGAGCATGTCCACTAGGAAAGGATGTTGATCCTCCAGTTGACTCTCCATATAGTATTCTAACCTGATCTGCTGGTGGTCTTGATCTACCTGTTGACCCTTTAATAACCGAATTAGTATAAGAGCTAATTAGGAAAAACATTGTAAATCGAAAAGCCTGTTTCTTATTAACGCACCAGTATAGAAAAGGTATAATTATCATATAGTATTCTGGATTTCCCATCATTGTAGTCAATATAAAAAATTTGTCTAAGAATTCACTTGAAAATCGTTGCAGCCACAAAATAAATGTAACATCTGACATAGAGATTCCTCCTAAATAGTATTCAGTAGATTATAATATATAGTTCTACAATTAATGTTCCTTTTCCTCTACATTTTTATAAATTAAACAAAAAACCTTTAAAGAATTTATTCTTTAAAGGTTTTTATTAAATTAATACGCCTTAATTTCTGTCCAAATACGATCATATTCCTTTAAAAAGTCACTTGGATCTAAAAATATTTCACAGTTTTCTATAACTTCATCAGAAGGATAAGCAACTTCATCGTTTGCAACTTCTTCATCTAAAAGCTCTAAAGTTCCTGTATTAGGTGTTGAATAACCAATATACTCAGTATTCTTTAATCCAATTTCTGGTCTTGTCATAAAATCGATAAATTTCTCTGCTAATTCCTTATTTTTTGTACCTTTAGGAATAACCATATTATCAAACCATAGATTACTGCCTTCCTTTGGTACAACATATCCTAAATCTTCATTTTGTTCCATCATAAATACTGCATCTCCAGACCAAGCTACAGCAAGTGCTGCCTCTCCGCCAATCATCATATCCTTTCCTTCATCCACAACATAGGCCATAACTAGTGGTTTTTGCTTAATTAGCTCTCCCTTTGCTAATTCTAGTTCCTTAGTATCCCTAGAGTTAAGAGAAAAATCTAATTTTTTAAGGGTAATTCCGATGGAATCTCTTTGGCTATCCATCATTAAAATTTGTCCTTTGTATTTCTCATCCCATAATATATCCCAGCTATCTACATCTTCTTTTACAACTTCTTTATTATAAAGTATACCTACAGTTCCCCACATATATGGAACTGAGTATTCATTACTAGGATCGAAATCTAAGTTTTTAAATTTATCATCAATATATTTATAGTTATCAATTTTAGTCATATCTATTTTTTCTAGCATATCTTCCTTTATCATACGTTCTATCATATAGTCCGACGGAATTGCTACATCGTAGCTAGTTCCACCAGCTTTAAGCTTTACATACATATCTTCGTTAGTAGAGAATGTATCGTATATTACCCTTACTCCAAACTCTTTTTCAAATTCTTTTAACACAGACTCATCTATATAATCTCCCCAGTTGTAAACAGTTAAAGTTTCCTTCGAACTAGAAGAACAACCCACTACTAAAGCTGCCATCATAGAAACTACTAGGAAGGCAATAACTAATTTAAATCTTCTTTTCACTTTTTAACTCCTCCTTTATTTTCAATAACAGTTCTTTTGTTAATAATTAAAAGTAAACCTAGTACTCCTAAAAACATTAGTGTAGATAATGCATTTATTTTAGGGTTAATTCCTCTTCTTGCCATAGAGTAGACAGCTATAGAAAGATTAGTAACCCCTTTACCTGCTGTAAAAAAGCTGATAACAAAATCATCTATAGAAAGTGTAAAGGCCATTAATGCTCCTGTAACTATTCCTGGCATAATTTCTGGCAAAATAACCTTACGAAATGCATAAAATGGTGTTGCACCCAAATCCATGGCTGCCTCGGCTAAATGTTTATTCAACTGCTTTAGCTTTGGTAAAACTGCCAACACTACATAGGGTATACAAAAAGTAATATGGGCAAGTAGCATAGATAAAAATCCTAATTCTAAATTAATGAATATAAACAATGTCATTAAGGATACACCTGTTACAATATCAGGATTTAAAACAGGCAAGTAGTTAAGGTTTAGCACCACTTTTTTACCTAAAAACCCCATATTATAAATACCCACAGCAGCTATAGTTCCAATTATTGTAGCAATAATCGCTGATAATAGTGCAATTACCATAGTATAGTAAAATGCATTTTTTATAGGAGCATCATAGAGAAGCTCTTTGTACCATCTTAAAGTAAATCCTCCCCATTTCCCTCTAGACCGGGACTCGTTAAAGGAAAAGGCAATCAAAGTGACTATGGGAGCATATAGGAATACAAATATTAAAAATGTATAAAACCTTTTAATAAATTTTCCTACCATAATCCTCCCTCCTCTTTTTGATCGTCGTATTTAGTCATAATTGCCATAGCTATTAAAATAAATACCATCATTATTATAGATATAGCAGAACCAAAGTTCCAATCATATACATAGGTAAACTGCTGTTCTACCAAGTTTCCAATAAGCATATACTGTCCCCCACCTAAAAGTCTTGGAATAACAAAAGTTGTAACCGCCGGCATAAAAACCATAGTAATACCAGATATTACTCCTGGTAGACTCATTGGAAAGATTACCTTCCTAAATACAGTAACCTCGTTTGCCCCTAGATCCCTAGCTGCTTCTATTAAAGTGTTATCTATCTTGCTAAGTACAGAATATATAGGCAGTATCATAAATGGAAGGAAATTATATACCATTCCTAAAACTACAGCTCCATTATTATATAAAAGATTTAGTGCAGGAAGATTAAGGGCCTGTAATATATTATTAATAACTCCATTTTTCCCTAGCAAAGTCATCCAAGC
Proteins encoded in this region:
- a CDS encoding DUF1659 domain-containing protein, which codes for MPVNIINQSSRVRLRFIDSVDGEGREKLVSKTYSNVKGDADDSDIYAVAVDMAGLQTKSLKTVVRIDEKELAE
- the yyaC gene encoding spore protease YyaC, encoding MNIQTNQYHRNTSNCIGHYKAPSAIKELSKYLHNNIRAPLLIFCVGTDRCIGDALGPLTGTILKKLNPSFPVYGTIEDPIHALNISSSLREIKKRHPEYFIVAVDASLGNEDEIGNIVIRKGSLYPGKGVGKKLPAVGDISIVGIVEDASCDVVSTIHNIRLHFIMSMAEVIASIITDGSVDDNLNNPF
- a CDS encoding sigma-70 family RNA polymerase sigma factor, coding for MYIEFDEKVGAALKGDSIAKEWIIDRLKPLVVSYSKKYGGQTGWDEELYQEGAWQILEALNVFDMSKGVPFLGFVTIRLKHYYQNRRRKEKITIPLDQFVGEDGGTSLLDLLVDEKVSIESDYLKEEEYKDLIRAINKLYAKERGIIEDYYLKGYMLKDIAETRKVHYVTVAKGKAKALEKLKSILYKVG
- a CDS encoding putative bifunctional diguanylate cyclase/phosphodiesterase translates to MERLHKRTLLVLALVLLGVIVNYLSIPLLIKSDYVFEKALILTVIYTAGILCGAIAIKIINNYISDEDIKESMVCNRYMEQFSLQNMLTNLPNRIALEKRFELILEQTCDKNFKILFIDVDGFKIVNDTLGHAVGDEVLKKIANRLTEIIDGQCELFHIRGDEFVLLLSKNESIEDVCHMAKRIIKSMAIPFVFKERELHLTVSIGIASYPWDGYNVNLLLQSAHLAVQRAKESGKNNFKVYDHSMNLKMNKKLDLINNLHRAVEKEEFVLYYQPQVNSLTGEVVGLEALIRWESPEMGIVSPAEFIPLAEETGLIIPIGDWVLKAACTQNKAWQNLGYASLPVSVNISALQFQESSFVDKVVKVLKDTELDPSWLHLEITESIAIKDTELTIDILNRLKDIGLKIALDDFGTGFSSLGYLKKFKINVLKIDSSFIRDIGEEDATITKTIIVLGKSLNMEVIAEGVETKEQFNYLKEVGCDKVQGYLFSRPVPPDEIEKMLYIA
- the metK gene encoding methionine adenosyltransferase, which produces MIKRLFTSESVTEGHPDKICDQISDSILDAILEKDPSARVACETSVSTGLVLVAGEISTDCYIDIPKIVRKTIEEIGYTRAKYGFDSDTCAVLTAIDEQSPDIAMGVNEALENKKGAQKDELESIGAGDQGIMFGFACNETPELMPLPISLAHKLAKRLSDVRKNGTLDYLRPDGKTQVTVEYDGDKPVRIDTIVISTQHSPDVDGKTIEKDMIEHVINKIVPEELLDANTRYFINPTGRFVIGGPQGDAGLTGRKIIVDTYGGYARHGGGAFSGKDATKVDRSAAYAARYVAKNIVAAGLADKCEIELAYAIGVAEPVSILVETFGTGKVDESKLTELVKKHFDLRPAAIIRDLDLRKPGYRKVAAYGHFGRTDLDLTWERTDKADILRKEAGL
- a CDS encoding COG2426 family protein, with protein sequence MEKILEIITKEIMVLLIAAMPLMELKGAIPIGVSMGLSPIHATILGILGSLIPVPFLLFFLKPIFIRLRRTKFFRSFVDKLVKSTLKKSKKIKKYSIIGLIIFVAIPLPGTGVWTGSLAAILFNMRFRHAFPAIALGNIIAGAIMFVLSYIMVNI
- the fabZ gene encoding 3-hydroxyacyl-ACP dehydratase FabZ, which translates into the protein MELNSVEIQNLIPHRYPFLLVDKIIEMDPGKSAVGIKNVSINEPFFQGHFPGQPIMPGVLIVEAMAQVAAVTCMGSEENKGKLGVFTGIDNCKFRRQVVPGDTIRIEIEMTAFRRSIGKAEAKAYVEDQLACSANLTFALIDRN
- a CDS encoding DUF1292 domain-containing protein; the encoded protein is MTNHNHEHECCGGNHDNHECCGGNHDNHECCGGNHDNDHNHGGCGCQDHDHQEYQMIQLSLEDGKEVSAAVLEVFELDGKEYIALLPVEEENVLLYEFKEDEEGVELINIESDEEFDAVSQAFLELVAFDEEDEEEYEDEE
- a CDS encoding GerMN domain-containing protein, translated to MNIKKITLFLLAVIMVFTLAACNTRTPIEDGNNTGDGNTVVDPTPEGETATVKLYFANQEYIMTGDESLDHTIGVDREVKIGEKPIEEVILEELKRKPEDEKLTTVLEKIKVLSVETAENIAYVNLSGENLNGGSMEEALILQQIVFSLTELEEVEGVQFLVDGSKRETLMGHIFIEEPLKKSDVED
- a CDS encoding DUF2922 domain-containing protein, with protein sequence MRVLELSFKREDGKGAKIVVANAREDITSEEVKTVMEGIISKNIFAPSGVNLVEAEGAKVIITQEEDLSFA
- a CDS encoding YvrJ family protein — protein: MNDIFGQVANLGFPIVISIYLLIRLEGKVESLTISINELAKSIDLLTVKTPKGI
- a CDS encoding phosphatase PAP2 family protein; translated protein: MSDVTFILWLQRFSSEFLDKFFILTTMMGNPEYYMIIIPFLYWCVNKKQAFRFTMFFLISSYTNSVIKGSTGRSRPPADQVRILYGESTGGSTSFPSGHAQGTAALWLYASYYFKRMWVTILAIVIIALVSISRLYLGLHYPIDIIVGIALAAIILVIYNLIYEPIANIIGSLPFVFRLIIPFLLIPILLMLPGHDKGMVVGFSIGLLSGYQLQERYLYFDESGSIIEQVIKFILGIAGLFGLKTGLKMLFASSDIIQISPLIADVIRYAAVGLWATYGAPWVFVKLGLSKKNRRWKYVF
- a CDS encoding Spo0E family sporulation regulatory protein-aspartic acid phosphatase, whose protein sequence is MDRIQELELLIEQLQTKLRNYLDDERPKNEIYELSTQIDDLIVEYSNLTR